The following are encoded in a window of Rosa chinensis cultivar Old Blush chromosome 4, RchiOBHm-V2, whole genome shotgun sequence genomic DNA:
- the LOC112197630 gene encoding LOW QUALITY PROTEIN: subtilisin-like protease SBT2.5 (The sequence of the model RefSeq protein was modified relative to this genomic sequence to represent the inferred CDS: inserted 1 base in 1 codon): MVKLRAMEFWYAVFVLFSLFVIGKADVYIVTVEGEPIVSYRGDVDGFEATAVESDEKIDTTSESVTSYARHLENKHDMLLGMLFEQGTYKKLYSYQHLINGFAVHISPEQAERLMRAPGVKSVERDWKVRRLTTHTPQFLGLPTGVWPTGGGFDRAGENIVIGFVDSGIYPHHPSFASPSTDPYGPVPKYRGTCEVDPDTKKSFCNGKIIGAHHFAKAAIAAGVFNPVIDFASPMDGDGHGSHTAAIAAGNNGIPVRMHGHEFGKASGMAPRARIAVYKALYRLFGGFVADVVAAIDQAVYDGVDILSLSVGPNSPPATTKTTYLNPFDATLLSAVKAGVFVAQAAGNGGPFPKTLVSYSPWIASVAAAIDDRRYKNHFTLGNGKILPGLGLSPSTHPNRTYALVAANDVLLDSSVVKYSPSDCQRPEVLNKNLVXGNILLCGYSFNFVAGSASIKKVSETAKSLGAIGFVLAVENVSPGTKFDPVPSGIPGIVITDVKKSMDLIDYYNISTSRDWTGRVKSFKAIGSIGDGLTPILHKSAPQVAIFSARGPNIKDFSFQDADLLKPDILAPGSLIWAAWSPNGTDEPDYVGEGFAMISGTSMAAPHIAGIAALIKQKHPHWSPAAIKSSLMTTSTTIDRAGRPLQAQQTSETQGVKFVSATPFDYGSGHVDPRAALDPGLIFDVGFEDYVGFLCTTPGIDAHEIKKYTNSPCNYTMGHPSNFNSPSITVAHLVGSRTVTRTVTNVAQEETYVITARMAPAIAISVSPPAMTLKPGASRKFSVSLTARRLTGTYSFGEVLLKGSRGHKVRIPVVAMGYRR, translated from the exons ATGGTAAAACTGAGGGCTATGGAGTTTTGGTATGCCGTTTTCGTATTGTTTTCCCTTTTCGTTATTGGGAAGGCTGATGTTTATATTGTGACTGTCGAAGGAGAGCCTATTGTAAGTTATAGAGGTGATGTTGATGGTTTTGAAGCCACTGCTGTGGAATCTGATGAAAAGATCGACACCACTAG TGAATCAGTCACGTCCTATGCTCGACACCTTGAGAATAAACATGATATGCTTCTTGGAATGCTGTTTGAGCAAGGGACCTACAAGAAACTCTACAGTTATCAGCATCTTATAAATGGCTTTGCAGTTCATATTTCTCCTGAGCAG GCAGAAAGACTAATGCGTGCTCCGGGTGTGAAATCCGTGGAGAGAGATTGGAAGGTCCGGAGGCTTACAACTCACACACCACAGTTTTTAGGGCTTCCAACCGGAGTATGGCCAACAGGAGGTGGCTTTGATAGGGCTGGAGAAAATATTGTGATAGGGTTTGTGGACTCGGGGATTTACCCTCATCATCCAAGCTTTGCAAGCCCCAGTACTGATCCTTACGGGCCTGTTCCCAAGTACAGAGGTACATGTGAAGTTGACCCAGACACCAAGAAGAGCTTCTGTAACGGAAAGATTATTGGAGCCCACCATTTCGCCAAAGCTGCAATAGCAGCTGGGGTGTTTAATCCAGTTATTGATTTCGCCTCTCCTATGGATGGTGATGGACATGGAAG TCACACTGCAGCTATTGCAGCTGGAAACAATGGAATTCCTGTCAGAATGCATGGCCATGAATTTGGCAAAGCAAGTGGGATGGCTCCCCGTGCCAG AATTGCTGTATATAAAGCTCTTTACCGGCTCTTTGGAGGGTTTGTAGCAGATGTAGTAGCCGCAATTGATCAG GCTGTTTATGATGGAGTGGATATACTGAGCCTTTCTGTGGGGCCAAACAGTCCTCCAGCTACCACCAAGACCACTTATTTGAACCCGTTTGATGCCACACTTCTTTCAGCTGTGAAAGCGGGTGTATTTGTTGCACAGGCAGCTGGAAATGGAGGACCTTTTCCGAAAACTTTGGTTTCTTATAGCCCTTGGATAGCTTCTGTTGCTGCTGCCATAGATGACCGGAGATACAAAAACCATTTCACGCTTGGGAATGGAAAAATATTACCTGGACTTGGGTTGTCAC CATCTACACATCCAAATCGAACGTACGCACTGGTTGCTGCAAATGATGTGCTTTTGGATTCTTCAGTAGTGAAGTATAGCCCCTCAGACTGCCAGAGACCAGAAGTTTTAAACAAGAACTTGG GAGGGAATATTCTTCTTTGTGGCTATTCGTTCAATTTTGTTGCTGGCTCTGCATCAATCAAGAAAGTCTCGGAAACAGCTAAAAGTCTTGGTGCAATTGGCTTTGTTCTCGCTGTGGAAAATGTTTCCCCAGGAACCAAATTTGATCCTGTTCCTTCTGGAATTCCTGGGATTGTAATCACTGATGTTAAGAAGTCAATG GATCTTATAGATTACTACAACATCTCCACATCAAGAGATTGGACTGGTCGAGTTAAGAGTTTCAAAGCTATAGGTAGCATTGGGGATGGTTTGACGCCTATACTCCATAAATCAGCACCCCAGGTGGCAATATTCTCTGCTCGAGGACCCAATATTAAAGATTTCAGCTTCCAAGATGCGGATCTTCTCAAACCAGATATTCTAGCTCCTGGTTCTCTGATTTGGGCTGCCTGGTCCCCTAATGGAACAGATGAGCCTGATTATGTTG GGGAGGGATTTGCCATGATTTCTGGAACAAGTATGGCTGCACCGCATATAGCAGGAATAGCTGCTCTTATAAAGCAGAAGCACCCTCATTGGAGCCCTGCTGCCATCAAGTCATCCTTGATGACAACATCAACAACCATAGACCGGGCTGGAAGGCCTCTCCAGGCACAACAGACTTCCGAAACACAAGGCGTTAAGTTTGTGAGTGCTACTCCTTTTGATTATGGTAGTGGTCATGTTGATCCAAGGGCTGCTCTAGATCCTGGACTAATCTTTGACGTGG GTTTTGAGGATTACGTGGGCTTCTTGTGTACAACACCTGGTATTGATGCCCATGAGATAAAGAAATACACAAACTCCCCCTGCAATTACACTATGGGCCACCCATCAAATTTCAACTCTCCGTCAATCACAGTAGCTCATCTTGTAGGAAGTCGTACAGTTACTCGCACAGTGACAAATGTTGCTCAAGAAGAAACCTATGTGATCACAGCCAGAATGGCTCCAGCAATTGCCATTAGTGTCAGCCCTCCAGCAATGACTCTGAAACCTGGTGCTTCTAGAAAGTTCTCTGTGAGTCTCACAGCTCGACGTTTGACTGGAACCTACAGTTTTGGAGAGGTTCTGTTGAAAGGTAGCCGGGGGCACAAGGTTAGGATCCCGGTGGTAGCTATGGGTTACCGACGGTAA